A part of Methanorbis furvi genomic DNA contains:
- the ilvC gene encoding ketol-acid reductoisomerase, with the protein MLSITRMLKKYYDADVNWAVIAEKTVAVIGYGSQGRAQAQNLRDSGLAVIVGVRPGKSFETASLDGFTVMPVCDAVAAADVVAMLVPDESAAEIFRRDVLPWTHDGQAIVFAHGFTIHYGQITPPPNLDIIMVAPKGVGPQVRRLYVEGSGAASLIAVHQDVTGHAKQTALAFAKGIGSARSVIMESTFADETETDLFGEQAVICGGVMNLMKAAYETLVAAGYEPEMAYFECMHSLKLIADLLYEGGFTKMHDSVSKTAGYGGLTRGPRMAGPETRAAMKEILAEIRSGAFAREWLLENLVNHPQYTSLVRLEKECGLEKAGEEVRRIISGGK; encoded by the coding sequence ATGTTATCAATAACGCGTATGCTGAAAAAATATTATGATGCTGACGTTAATTGGGCGGTAATCGCCGAAAAAACGGTGGCAGTGATTGGATACGGTTCTCAGGGGCGCGCCCAGGCACAAAATCTTCGTGACAGTGGTCTTGCTGTCATTGTGGGAGTTCGGCCTGGAAAAAGTTTTGAGACGGCGAGTCTGGATGGTTTTACCGTAATGCCGGTGTGCGATGCGGTGGCCGCAGCGGATGTTGTTGCGATGCTGGTCCCTGATGAGTCGGCTGCTGAGATATTCCGCCGCGATGTTCTTCCCTGGACGCATGACGGTCAGGCGATTGTGTTCGCCCATGGTTTTACGATTCATTACGGTCAGATAACGCCTCCGCCGAATCTGGATATTATCATGGTCGCACCAAAAGGTGTGGGTCCGCAGGTTCGCAGACTTTATGTTGAGGGGTCGGGCGCGGCTTCTCTGATTGCTGTTCATCAGGATGTGACAGGCCACGCAAAGCAGACTGCACTTGCATTTGCGAAGGGAATTGGTTCTGCCCGTTCTGTTATTATGGAGTCCACGTTTGCGGATGAGACCGAGACGGATCTTTTCGGTGAGCAGGCGGTTATCTGCGGCGGTGTTATGAATCTGATGAAGGCCGCGTATGAGACGCTTGTTGCGGCAGGTTACGAACCGGAGATGGCGTACTTTGAGTGCATGCATTCACTGAAGCTTATTGCGGATCTGTTGTATGAGGGAGGGTTTACGAAAATGCATGACTCGGTGTCGAAGACTGCCGGGTACGGCGGTCTGACCCGCGGCCCCCGAATGGCAGGGCCGGAGACGAGAGCTGCGATGAAGGAGATTCTTGCAGAGATTCGTTCAGGTGCGTTCGCCCGCGAGTGGCTGCTGGAAAATCTGGTGAATCATCCGCAGTACACTTCACTTGTGCGGCTGGAGAAGGAGTGCGGTTTGGAGAAGGCCGGGGAAGAGGTCCGCAGAATAATTTCCGGCGGAAAATAA
- the mptA gene encoding GTP cyclohydrolase MptA translates to MSLPDVQSTAPDVRISLTRVGVKNVKKLVVVGRPGKARPAIFISDFDVFVDLPSSLKGANLSRNFEVIDEVLQQATSGDVRGIEDVCGIVSRKLLDHHEYADRTEVFMRSFYMINRDTPVSKTSCQEVVNVYAHAIAQRTDGEPIVRKSVGAEVTGITACPCAQNIMKDHAMRVMQDLQIADDKIDAFFQEVPMASHNQRGRGFLCVETDDDIVVPLESIVNVLKESMSAKIYELLKRGDESYVVMAAHKNARFVEDCVREMARQVVTTFVNLPGDTHITIRQTNEESIHQHDAYAERKATLAELREELNI, encoded by the coding sequence ATGTCATTACCAGATGTGCAGTCCACTGCTCCTGACGTACGAATTAGCCTGACCCGTGTCGGTGTGAAAAATGTCAAGAAGCTCGTTGTAGTTGGACGCCCCGGCAAAGCACGCCCGGCAATTTTCATCTCCGACTTCGACGTCTTTGTCGATCTCCCAAGCAGCCTGAAAGGCGCAAACCTTTCCCGCAACTTCGAGGTCATCGACGAGGTACTGCAGCAGGCAACCTCCGGCGACGTCCGTGGTATTGAAGATGTGTGTGGAATCGTCTCCCGAAAACTCCTCGACCATCATGAGTATGCGGACAGGACCGAAGTGTTCATGCGCAGCTTCTACATGATCAACCGCGACACGCCGGTCTCCAAGACCTCGTGTCAGGAGGTCGTGAATGTGTACGCACATGCGATCGCCCAGAGAACCGACGGTGAACCAATCGTTCGCAAGAGTGTGGGTGCAGAGGTTACCGGTATTACCGCATGCCCCTGTGCACAGAACATCATGAAGGATCATGCAATGCGGGTGATGCAGGACCTGCAGATCGCTGACGATAAAATTGATGCATTCTTCCAGGAAGTTCCGATGGCGAGCCACAACCAGCGCGGACGCGGATTCCTCTGTGTGGAAACAGATGATGACATCGTTGTTCCGCTTGAGTCGATCGTGAACGTTCTCAAAGAGTCCATGAGTGCAAAGATCTATGAACTCCTCAAACGCGGAGACGAGAGCTACGTCGTCATGGCAGCTCACAAGAATGCACGGTTTGTAGAGGATTGTGTGCGTGAGATGGCACGTCAGGTAGTAACCACCTTCGTCAACCTCCCGGGCGACACCCACATTACGATCCGCCAGACGAACGAGGAAAGCATCCATCAGCATGATGCATACGCAGAGCGCAAGGCAACTCTTGCCGAACTGCGTGAAGAACTGAACATATAA
- the frhA gene encoding coenzyme F420 hydrogenase subunit alpha produces MSKVVEISPTTRHEGHSKLVLKVNDEGIIERGDWLSITPVRGVEKLAIGKTYEQVPKIASRVCGICPIAHTLAATEAMEASMGVEIPDDAYLLRIILQCANRLHSHALHDILALPDMYLPGTDSKINPFSPEEPVRSVAKRIQTLRMIGQTIGEIVGGEAVHPSNTRVGGMYKNITPRARTKIYDLAKQALPLAREQMEFMIAIFENYGKRDWAEMCGREVAIPKDLGFHNQGYMATDPCYGSSSLDEHPTWDPARWLEVRPWDWYMGEEDITLEDPAYPVGGTTKAGGKAWPQMQACTGVPLYDGQPVEVGPRARLATYRNYDRKGAIGLNIAREMEYMDSVYKMIEAADAINTSGSVVADVIPQGDGSIGWAANEAPRGADVHLAKVRNGKVEWFSMLVPTTWNFPTCSRALTGAPWELAEVIVRAYDPCVSCATHMIVLDEDNRLVAQKLLE; encoded by the coding sequence TTGTCGAAAGTAGTAGAAATTTCCCCGACCACCAGACATGAGGGTCACTCCAAGCTCGTTTTGAAAGTAAACGATGAAGGAATCATTGAGCGCGGAGACTGGCTTTCCATCACACCGGTTCGTGGAGTAGAAAAGCTTGCCATCGGTAAGACCTATGAGCAGGTTCCCAAGATCGCATCCCGTGTGTGTGGTATCTGTCCGATTGCCCACACTCTTGCCGCAACAGAGGCAATGGAAGCATCGATGGGTGTAGAGATCCCAGACGACGCATATCTTCTGCGTATTATTCTCCAGTGTGCAAACAGACTGCACTCCCACGCACTGCATGACATTCTTGCACTGCCGGATATGTACCTGCCAGGCACTGACTCGAAGATCAACCCGTTCTCTCCCGAAGAGCCGGTCAGATCCGTTGCAAAACGTATCCAGACCCTGCGTATGATCGGTCAGACCATTGGTGAGATCGTAGGCGGAGAAGCAGTACACCCGTCCAACACCCGTGTTGGTGGTATGTACAAGAATATCACTCCGCGTGCAAGAACCAAGATCTATGACCTTGCAAAGCAGGCACTCCCGCTCGCACGCGAGCAGATGGAGTTCATGATTGCAATCTTCGAGAACTATGGAAAACGTGACTGGGCAGAGATGTGCGGTCGCGAAGTTGCAATCCCGAAAGACCTTGGTTTCCACAACCAGGGATACATGGCAACCGACCCGTGCTACGGAAGCTCTTCTCTTGACGAGCACCCGACCTGGGACCCGGCACGCTGGCTCGAAGTCAGACCCTGGGACTGGTACATGGGCGAAGAGGATATCACCCTCGAAGACCCGGCATACCCGGTTGGCGGAACCACCAAAGCAGGCGGAAAAGCCTGGCCGCAGATGCAGGCATGCACTGGTGTCCCACTCTACGACGGACAGCCCGTCGAAGTCGGACCGCGTGCACGTCTTGCAACGTACAGAAACTACGACCGCAAGGGAGCCATTGGACTCAACATTGCACGTGAAATGGAATACATGGACTCCGTCTACAAGATGATTGAGGCAGCAGATGCCATCAACACTTCCGGAAGCGTCGTTGCAGACGTCATTCCGCAGGGCGACGGATCCATCGGATGGGCAGCAAACGAAGCACCGCGTGGCGCAGACGTTCACCTTGCAAAGGTACGCAACGGCAAAGTCGAGTGGTTCTCTATGCTCGTTCCGACCACCTGGAACTTCCCGACCTGCAGCCGTGCACTTACCGGCGCACCATGGGAACTTGCAGAAGTCATTGTCCGTGCATATGACCCCTGTGTATCCTGTGCAACCCACATGATTGTACTGGATGAAGACAACCGGCTTGTGGCACAGAAGCTCCTTGAGTGA
- the frhD gene encoding coenzyme F420-reducing hydrogenase, FrhD protein, whose product MDGLFPEVIIAGVGNELFGDDGFGPAVIRALSEHELPDNVKAMDVGLGGPHLIFSMIDPEETKKLIIVDCMDFGGEPGNLTKIPADLLPKGREERYMDAHSGNLLDPIGRLKGKMEIIVLGCQPAYIPAPDSEEFALELSPEVQGAIPKTVSIILKEIGS is encoded by the coding sequence ATGGATGGACTGTTTCCAGAAGTAATAATCGCCGGTGTCGGTAACGAACTCTTTGGCGACGACGGATTTGGTCCCGCCGTGATCAGAGCACTTTCCGAGCATGAACTTCCCGACAATGTGAAAGCTATGGATGTGGGTCTTGGCGGCCCGCACCTTATTTTTTCCATGATCGATCCGGAAGAGACGAAGAAACTGATCATTGTGGACTGCATGGATTTCGGGGGAGAACCCGGAAACCTGACAAAGATCCCCGCCGACCTTCTGCCCAAAGGCAGAGAAGAGCGTTACATGGATGCCCATTCCGGAAATCTGCTGGATCCTATCGGCAGACTGAAAGGAAAGATGGAAATTATTGTTCTCGGATGCCAGCCCGCGTATATACCAGCTCCGGACAGCGAAGAGTTCGCTCTTGAGCTGAGTCCGGAAGTACAAGGGGCCATTCCCAAAACTGTTAGTATCATCTTGAAAGAAATAGGAAGCTAA
- the frhG gene encoding coenzyme F420 hydrogenase subunit gamma, giving the protein MGLFDKFKSLLFGKGDVSEGTQDEKPVASKQDEPVSAMHKSPVNEAKPADMKVEQKPIIQKPKEEKPVADKITVGHVHMSGCTGCLVSLADNYEGLLTILDKYADLVYCLTLADVRHIPKMDVALVEGSVCLNDECSMEEILETRENATIVVALGGCACYGNTTRFCRGGQQNQPQHEAFLPIGDLIKVDVYIPACAPTPQQIRNVCLMAYLLLKGNDEQKALATAYLTPLMNLAAAGTEACGCDLMTEVINQGLCCGCGSCAAACTVRAVTMQYGKPQIERDLCIKCGACYAQCPRSFFSFDVCGQYESITNLIGEVMKP; this is encoded by the coding sequence ATGGGATTATTCGATAAATTCAAAAGCTTACTGTTCGGAAAAGGCGATGTCAGCGAGGGAACGCAGGACGAAAAGCCTGTTGCCAGTAAACAGGATGAGCCTGTGTCAGCAATGCACAAATCGCCTGTTAACGAGGCAAAGCCGGCTGACATGAAGGTCGAACAAAAGCCAATTATTCAAAAACCAAAGGAGGAGAAGCCAGTGGCTGACAAGATTACTGTAGGACACGTACACATGAGCGGATGTACCGGATGTCTCGTGTCCCTTGCAGATAACTACGAAGGATTACTTACTATCCTTGACAAATACGCTGACCTCGTCTACTGCCTGACGCTCGCCGATGTGCGCCACATCCCGAAGATGGATGTCGCACTGGTCGAGGGTTCCGTCTGTTTAAATGACGAGTGCTCAATGGAAGAGATTCTGGAAACCCGTGAGAACGCAACAATCGTTGTGGCTCTTGGAGGATGTGCCTGCTATGGAAACACCACCCGCTTCTGCCGTGGTGGCCAGCAGAACCAGCCCCAGCACGAGGCTTTCCTGCCGATCGGCGATCTGATCAAAGTCGATGTCTACATCCCAGCATGTGCACCGACCCCGCAGCAGATCCGTAACGTGTGCTTAATGGCATACTTACTGCTGAAAGGCAACGACGAACAGAAGGCACTTGCAACTGCATACCTCACCCCGCTGATGAACCTTGCAGCAGCAGGAACCGAGGCATGCGGATGCGACCTGATGACCGAAGTCATCAACCAGGGCCTCTGCTGCGGATGCGGCAGCTGTGCAGCAGCATGTACTGTTCGTGCAGTTACCATGCAGTACGGCAAGCCGCAGATCGAGCGCGATCTGTGTATCAAATGCGGCGCATGCTATGCACAGTGCCCGAGAAGCTTCTTCAGCTTCGACGTCTGTGGACAGTATGAATCGATTACGAACCTCATTGGAGAGGTCATGAAACCATAA
- the frhB gene encoding coenzyme F420 hydrogenase subunit beta, translated as MEYLGQYKAVYKAKAGCEDILAKSQDGGIVTAMFAYALETGIIDGAIVAGPGDEAYKPEPMIATTVDELLAARGTKYSISPNMALIKEATRSYGLDKIGIVGTPCQIQALRKAQLYPIGLRDVPDKIALALGIFCMENFPYQGLFQMVEDHCATKIDNVTKMDIGKGKFSVYTERGVNSQIPLKVTHKYEQPGCHVCLDYVANMADISTGSVGTPDGWSTVFVRSAAGEAAFNKAVEAGWIIAESMDGVKPGLELVTKLATEKITKNQSYIEHRNHAEHAALKPLRNPYI; from the coding sequence ATGGAATATCTTGGACAATACAAGGCAGTCTACAAAGCCAAAGCCGGCTGTGAAGACATTCTCGCAAAGTCCCAGGACGGAGGAATCGTCACCGCAATGTTTGCCTACGCACTTGAGACAGGCATTATTGACGGAGCAATCGTCGCTGGACCAGGAGACGAGGCATACAAGCCTGAGCCGATGATCGCCACCACCGTTGACGAGCTTCTCGCAGCACGTGGAACGAAATACTCGATCTCTCCGAACATGGCCCTGATCAAGGAGGCAACCCGCAGCTACGGTCTTGATAAGATCGGTATTGTTGGTACTCCCTGTCAGATTCAGGCACTTCGTAAGGCACAGCTCTATCCGATCGGACTGCGTGACGTTCCAGACAAGATTGCACTGGCACTGGGTATCTTCTGTATGGAGAACTTCCCGTACCAGGGTCTCTTCCAGATGGTTGAAGACCACTGTGCAACCAAGATCGACAACGTCACCAAGATGGACATCGGAAAGGGCAAGTTCAGTGTTTACACCGAGCGCGGTGTGAACTCTCAGATCCCGCTGAAGGTTACTCACAAGTACGAGCAGCCGGGATGCCACGTGTGTCTTGACTACGTTGCAAACATGGCAGATATCTCTACCGGATCCGTCGGAACTCCGGACGGATGGTCTACCGTCTTCGTCCGCTCCGCAGCAGGAGAGGCAGCCTTCAACAAGGCAGTCGAAGCAGGCTGGATCATTGCAGAGTCTATGGACGGTGTCAAGCCAGGACTTGAACTCGTCACCAAACTCGCAACTGAGAAGATCACCAAGAACCAGAGCTACATCGAGCACCGCAACCACGCGGAGCACGCTGCACTCAAACCACTGCGCAACCCATACATCTAA
- a CDS encoding transporter substrate-binding domain-containing protein — MLLLLGVLIAAAGCVQEKPTYVVAVSPSFSPFSMQVQGTGEAYGIDIDVLNAIAEDQGIRFVYEFWDHAVIQSKLDNGEIDLITAWIITPKRQEKYLFSDPYIVTGQTIVVRKDSNLTIDDVLSGNAIIAYDKGSVYENLLEEHFGTETFNKMVAEKKIIAKYTQDATLYAILTREADAVIGTDFVLGEKLHQYSPLTSLGYITDKNDVGFVADKSNEELIAKINAGLANIVASEKYDKIMQKHHVAQLKDEYLVGISEENWPFTYVGEDGNLTGFDTESLEWIAEKNGFTVTYVNIPWSKNINAVATGKVDMWYSGMVITDERSAKVSFSTPYYAAGVGVGCAKNRPITKNNFESGTVVTGYVTKTIMGYWLEDQYDQKRYAEMVETGMIKEYATTSDLLNACLSGEVDCIVVHEPLLKSMANQNDIQIVSTYDTKNMCGVAIQNGNIPLQDLIDRGLADLEASGKRAELMEKYHLS, encoded by the coding sequence GTGCTCTTACTCCTCGGCGTGTTAATCGCCGCAGCCGGATGCGTACAGGAAAAACCGACCTATGTCGTAGCCGTCAGTCCATCATTCTCCCCGTTTTCCATGCAGGTACAGGGAACCGGAGAGGCGTATGGAATTGACATCGACGTTCTCAACGCGATCGCCGAAGATCAGGGCATCAGGTTCGTGTATGAATTTTGGGATCATGCAGTCATTCAGTCAAAACTCGATAACGGAGAAATTGATCTGATAACTGCCTGGATCATAACACCGAAACGTCAGGAAAAATATCTGTTCTCTGATCCGTATATCGTTACCGGACAGACAATTGTCGTCAGAAAAGATTCCAACCTAACCATAGATGATGTTCTCTCGGGAAACGCCATAATCGCCTATGACAAAGGCAGCGTCTACGAAAACTTGCTCGAAGAACATTTCGGCACAGAAACATTCAACAAAATGGTTGCTGAGAAAAAGATCATCGCCAAATACACACAGGACGCTACCCTCTACGCTATCCTCACCAGAGAAGCGGATGCAGTTATTGGCACAGATTTTGTTCTTGGAGAAAAACTTCATCAATATTCACCTCTCACCTCCCTTGGATACATCACCGACAAAAATGATGTAGGATTTGTCGCTGACAAATCAAACGAGGAACTAATCGCAAAAATCAATGCCGGTCTTGCAAACATCGTCGCGTCTGAAAAATACGACAAAATTATGCAAAAGCATCACGTGGCACAGTTGAAGGACGAGTATCTGGTCGGCATCTCAGAAGAGAACTGGCCGTTCACCTACGTTGGTGAAGACGGAAACCTGACCGGATTTGATACTGAGTCGCTTGAGTGGATTGCAGAAAAGAATGGATTTACGGTGACCTATGTCAATATTCCATGGTCGAAAAATATCAACGCGGTTGCCACCGGTAAAGTTGACATGTGGTACTCAGGAATGGTCATCACCGATGAACGATCCGCCAAAGTCAGCTTCTCAACACCATACTATGCCGCAGGAGTGGGAGTCGGATGCGCAAAAAATCGTCCGATCACAAAAAATAACTTTGAGTCCGGCACGGTTGTCACCGGTTATGTCACAAAGACCATCATGGGATACTGGCTTGAAGATCAGTATGATCAGAAACGGTATGCGGAGATGGTGGAAACCGGAATGATCAAAGAGTACGCAACCACCAGTGATCTCCTTAACGCCTGTCTTTCAGGAGAGGTTGACTGCATCGTTGTACATGAACCACTCCTTAAATCGATGGCAAATCAAAATGATATTCAGATCGTATCTACCTATGATACGAAAAACATGTGCGGTGTTGCAATACAGAACGGCAACATCCCCCTGCAGGATCTCATAGACAGAGGTCTCGCTGACCTGGAAGCATCAGGAAAGCGTGCGGAACTGATGGAAAAATATCATCTCAGCTAA